A window of the Synechococcus sp. LTW-R genome harbors these coding sequences:
- a CDS encoding single-stranded DNA-binding protein encodes MGVNSVTLVGRAGRDPEVRYFESGSMVANLTIAVNRRSNNDEPDWFNLEIWGKQAQVAADYVRKGSLLGIVGSFKLDRWTDRNSGEERSKPVVRVDRLELLGSKRDAESNGYGGGGFGGGAPSEEEVPF; translated from the coding sequence TGGTTGGCCGAGCTGGCCGTGACCCCGAAGTGCGCTACTTCGAATCCGGCAGCATGGTGGCCAACCTGACCATCGCGGTGAACCGCCGCAGCAACAACGACGAGCCGGACTGGTTCAACCTTGAGATCTGGGGCAAGCAAGCCCAGGTGGCCGCCGATTACGTCCGCAAAGGGTCCCTGCTCGGGATCGTCGGCAGCTTCAAGCTCGACCGCTGGACGGACCGCAACAGCGGTGAAGAGCGCAGCAAGCCCGTGGTCCGCGTCGATCGCCTCGAGCTGCTGGGCTCCAAGCGTGACGCCGAGTCCAACGGCTATGGCGGCGGCGGCTTCGGTGGCGGCGCCCCGAGCGAAGAAGAAGTGCCGTTCTGA
- a CDS encoding RpoD/SigA family RNA polymerase sigma factor, which produces MASSRPAAADRETALAGGTDLVRSYLRDIGRVPLLTHEQEITLGRQVQELVALEVLEQELASREGVEKPSPAVLAKEAGLTQVQLKKRLRSGQRAKERMVAANLRLVVSVAKKYTKRNMELLDLIQEGTIGLVRGVEKFDPTRGYKFSTYAYWWIRQGITRAIAEKSRTIRLPIHITETLNKLKKGQRELSQELGRTPTVTELAEFVDLPEEEVKDLLCRARQPVSLETKVGDGDDTELLDLLAADGTQPSELVDGECLRMDMRGLLDQLPDLQGRVLKMRYAIPCRDVPDPDEPMSLTGIGRVLGISRDRVRNLERDGLAGLRRLSQNVQAYVAV; this is translated from the coding sequence ATCGCTTCGAGCCGACCCGCTGCCGCTGACCGCGAGACCGCGCTGGCCGGCGGAACGGATTTGGTGCGCTCGTACCTGCGGGACATCGGCCGGGTGCCGCTGCTGACCCACGAGCAGGAGATCACCCTTGGCCGTCAGGTTCAAGAGCTTGTGGCGCTTGAGGTGCTGGAGCAGGAACTGGCGAGCCGTGAGGGCGTCGAGAAGCCTTCGCCTGCGGTGCTGGCTAAGGAAGCGGGTCTGACCCAGGTTCAACTCAAGAAGCGGCTGCGCAGTGGCCAGCGGGCGAAGGAGCGGATGGTGGCCGCCAACTTGAGGTTGGTGGTGAGCGTGGCCAAGAAGTACACCAAGCGGAATATGGAGCTCCTGGACCTGATCCAGGAGGGAACCATCGGCCTGGTGCGGGGCGTGGAGAAGTTCGACCCGACCCGGGGCTACAAGTTCAGTACCTATGCGTATTGGTGGATCCGCCAGGGGATCACACGGGCCATTGCAGAGAAGAGCCGCACGATCCGCCTACCGATCCACATCACGGAGACCCTGAACAAGCTCAAGAAAGGCCAGCGGGAACTGAGCCAAGAGCTTGGCCGGACCCCAACCGTGACGGAGCTGGCTGAGTTTGTTGACCTGCCGGAGGAGGAGGTGAAGGACCTGCTCTGCCGCGCGCGTCAGCCCGTGAGCCTGGAGACCAAGGTGGGCGACGGGGATGACACGGAGCTGCTGGACCTACTGGCGGCCGATGGCACCCAGCCGTCTGAGCTGGTGGATGGGGAGTGCTTGCGGATGGATATGCGGGGACTGCTGGACCAACTGCCGGACCTGCAGGGACGTGTCCTGAAGATGCGCTACGCGATTCCCTGCCGCGATGTGCCCGATCCGGACGAGCCGATGAGCCTGACTGGTATTGGTCGGGTCCTGGGTATTAGCCGTGATCGCGTTCGCAACCTTGAGCGTGATGGTTTGGCGGGTTTGCGTCGCTTGAGCCAGAACGTTCAGGCCTACGTGGCTGTTTAA
- the tsaE gene encoding tRNA (adenosine(37)-N6)-threonylcarbamoyltransferase complex ATPase subunit type 1 TsaE produces MQQQSVQLGDTAATQDLGRQLALDWLAFPQPKPILLLEGDLGAGKTSLVQGIAQGLGIDEPITSPTFALAQHYQGQAGALVHLDLYRLEHSASADELFCQEEEEAQALSALMAVEWPGRLSFRPEEAWILHLDLLDPDDPDAGRLARLEH; encoded by the coding sequence ATGCAACAACAGAGCGTGCAGCTAGGGGATACGGCGGCCACCCAAGATCTGGGCCGACAGCTGGCCTTGGACTGGCTGGCGTTTCCACAGCCCAAGCCGATCCTGCTGTTGGAGGGGGATCTCGGGGCCGGCAAAACCTCGCTAGTGCAAGGGATTGCACAAGGTCTTGGCATTGATGAGCCAATCACCAGCCCCACCTTTGCTCTGGCGCAGCACTACCAAGGACAGGCAGGGGCCCTTGTCCATCTGGACCTCTACCGCCTGGAACACAGCGCCTCAGCCGATGAGCTCTTCTGCCAAGAAGAGGAGGAAGCCCAAGCCCTTAGTGCCCTGATGGCCGTGGAGTGGCCCGGACGCCTGAGCTTTCGGCCCGAGGAGGCCTGGATCCTGCACTTAGACCTGCTGGATCCTGACGATCCGGATGCTGGAAGGCTGGCCCGGCTAGAGCACTAG
- the ahcY gene encoding adenosylhomocysteinase has product MVASPTAPALQSTSTYVIADLGLADFGRKEIEIAETEMPGLVALRSKYGAEQPLKGARIAGSLHMTIQTAVLIETLVALGAEVRWASCNIFSTQDHAAAAIAAAGIPVFAYKGETLDEYWAFTHRILEWGDGGTPNMILDDGGDATGLVILGTKAESDPSVLDNPSNEEETALFNSIRQKLAAQPGFYSRIKAQIQGVTEETTTGVARLYQLQKSGELPFPAINVNDSVTKSKFDNLYGCRESLVDSIKRATDVMVAGKVALVLGYGDVGKGSAQSLRGLGATVMIAEIDPICALQAAMEGYRVVRLEDVVADVDIFVTATGNFQVIRHEHLIQMKDQAIVCNIGHFDNEIDVASLKQYTWENIKPQVDHITLPSGNKILLLAEGRLVNLGCATGHPSFVMSNSFTNQVLAQIELFTKGDQYAKEVYVLPKHLDEMVARLHLEKIGAKLTELSPEQAAYINVPVEGPYKLEHYRY; this is encoded by the coding sequence ATGGTGGCTTCCCCCACGGCGCCTGCTCTGCAGAGCACCAGTACCTATGTGATCGCTGATCTGGGTCTGGCTGATTTCGGCCGTAAGGAGATCGAAATCGCCGAGACCGAGATGCCCGGTCTGGTGGCCCTGCGCAGCAAGTACGGCGCCGAGCAGCCCCTCAAGGGCGCCCGCATCGCGGGTTCCCTGCATATGACGATTCAGACCGCCGTTCTGATCGAAACCCTGGTGGCTCTCGGCGCTGAAGTGCGCTGGGCCAGCTGCAACATCTTCTCCACCCAGGACCACGCCGCTGCAGCGATCGCTGCTGCTGGCATCCCTGTGTTCGCTTACAAGGGCGAGACCCTCGACGAGTACTGGGCCTTCACCCACCGCATCCTCGAGTGGGGCGACGGCGGCACCCCCAACATGATTCTCGATGACGGCGGCGATGCCACCGGCCTCGTGATCCTGGGCACCAAGGCTGAAAGCGATCCCTCCGTTCTGGACAACCCCAGCAACGAAGAGGAGACCGCGCTCTTCAACAGCATCCGCCAGAAGCTGGCGGCCCAGCCTGGCTTCTATTCCCGAATCAAGGCCCAGATCCAGGGCGTGACGGAAGAGACCACCACCGGTGTGGCCCGTCTCTATCAACTGCAGAAGAGCGGTGAGCTGCCCTTCCCCGCCATCAACGTCAACGACTCGGTCACCAAGAGCAAGTTCGACAACCTCTATGGCTGCCGCGAGTCCCTGGTGGACAGCATCAAGCGCGCTACCGACGTGATGGTGGCCGGCAAGGTCGCCCTGGTGCTTGGCTACGGCGATGTGGGCAAGGGTTCCGCCCAGTCCCTGCGTGGTCTTGGCGCCACCGTGATGATCGCTGAGATCGATCCGATCTGCGCCCTGCAGGCCGCCATGGAGGGCTATCGCGTCGTCCGTCTCGAGGACGTGGTTGCTGACGTGGACATCTTTGTCACCGCCACCGGCAACTTCCAGGTGATCCGCCATGAGCACCTGATCCAGATGAAGGATCAGGCGATCGTCTGCAACATCGGCCACTTCGACAACGAAATCGATGTTGCCTCGCTGAAGCAGTACACCTGGGAGAACATCAAGCCCCAGGTCGATCACATCACCCTGCCCAGCGGCAACAAGATCCTGCTCCTGGCCGAGGGCCGTCTCGTGAACCTGGGTTGCGCCACCGGCCACCCCAGCTTCGTGATGAGCAACTCCTTCACCAACCAGGTGCTGGCTCAGATCGAGCTCTTCACTAAGGGTGACCAGTACGCCAAAGAGGTCTACGTGCTGCCCAAGCACCTCGACGAAATGGTGGCTCGCCTGCACCTCGAGAAGATCGGCGCCAAGCTCACCGAGCTCTCCCCCGAGCAGGCGGCCTACATCAACGTGCCTGTGGAAGGTCCCTACAAGCTCGAGCACTACCGCTACTGA
- a CDS encoding glutathione peroxidase codes for MAISVNDVVVTNGSGEQQRLGDLNGQVVLAVNVASRCGFTRQYAGLQALQEAYGSQGFSVIAFPCNDFGAQEPSSLEEIKQFCSTTYGVTFPVYAKVAIGDAPFSTLTQAEPAGAVAWNFEKFLIGKDGTVLKRFKSNVEPDSAELKGAIEAALA; via the coding sequence ATGGCCATCAGCGTCAACGATGTTGTGGTGACCAACGGCAGTGGCGAGCAGCAACGCCTCGGCGACCTGAACGGTCAGGTGGTGCTGGCCGTGAACGTGGCCAGCCGTTGCGGTTTCACCCGCCAGTACGCCGGCCTGCAAGCCCTGCAAGAGGCCTACGGCAGCCAGGGTTTCAGCGTGATCGCCTTCCCATGCAATGACTTCGGCGCCCAGGAGCCCAGCAGCCTCGAGGAGATCAAGCAGTTCTGCTCAACCACCTACGGCGTGACCTTCCCCGTCTACGCCAAGGTCGCCATCGGCGATGCCCCCTTCAGCACCCTGACCCAGGCCGAGCCGGCCGGTGCTGTGGCCTGGAACTTCGAGAAGTTCCTCATCGGCAAGGACGGCACTGTGCTCAAGCGCTTCAAGAGCAATGTGGAGCCCGACTCCGCTGAGCTCAAGGGCGCCATCGAGGCAGCTCTGGCCTAG
- the mutY gene encoding A/G-specific adenine glycosylase has protein sequence MSTEQASVLRHKLLRWWQVHGRHGIPWKRAAQGVLPKGGEELNPYPTWVAEVMLQQTQLQVVLPYWQRWMVRFPTLQSLAGADEQEVLLLWQGLGYYSRARRLHQGAQQLVEREDSVWPRDLEGWLALPGIGPSTAGSILSSAFDLPFPILDGNVKRVLSRLIASPQPPVRNSKALWQLSAELLDPEQPRSFNQALMDLGATVCTPKTPSCQHCPWSDQCAAYASGDPAAYPVKEAPRELPFQVIGVGVVLNDAGEVLIDQRLNEGLLGGLWEFPGGKQESGEAIEATICRELQEELAIEVEVGEELISLDHAYSHKRLRFVVHLCQWRAGEPQPLASQQVRWVKPQQLSDYPFPAANARIIAALLARLHPEEGTDAA, from the coding sequence TTGAGTACAGAACAGGCATCTGTCCTGCGGCACAAGCTTTTGCGCTGGTGGCAGGTCCATGGCCGCCATGGAATTCCTTGGAAGCGCGCCGCTCAGGGTGTCTTGCCCAAGGGCGGTGAGGAGCTGAATCCCTACCCCACATGGGTTGCGGAGGTCATGCTTCAGCAAACCCAGCTCCAAGTTGTCTTGCCCTATTGGCAGCGTTGGATGGTGCGGTTCCCAACGCTGCAATCTTTGGCCGGCGCGGATGAACAGGAGGTCCTTTTGCTTTGGCAGGGCCTTGGGTACTACTCACGTGCTCGCCGGCTGCATCAAGGGGCGCAGCAGTTGGTTGAGCGTGAAGACTCCGTTTGGCCCCGTGACCTTGAGGGTTGGTTGGCGTTGCCGGGAATTGGCCCCAGCACCGCCGGCAGCATTCTCTCTTCGGCGTTTGATCTGCCGTTTCCGATCCTGGACGGCAACGTCAAAAGGGTGCTCTCCCGCTTGATCGCCAGTCCACAGCCGCCGGTCCGCAACAGCAAAGCGCTCTGGCAGTTGAGTGCTGAACTCCTGGATCCCGAGCAGCCCCGCTCCTTCAACCAAGCCCTGATGGATCTGGGGGCCACGGTTTGCACCCCCAAGACCCCCAGCTGCCAGCACTGCCCTTGGAGCGACCAGTGCGCTGCCTACGCTTCCGGCGATCCAGCCGCCTATCCCGTGAAGGAAGCCCCGCGAGAACTGCCCTTTCAGGTCATCGGCGTTGGCGTGGTGCTCAACGACGCCGGCGAGGTGTTGATTGATCAGCGCCTGAATGAGGGTCTGCTCGGCGGGCTCTGGGAATTCCCTGGGGGGAAGCAGGAATCCGGAGAGGCCATTGAGGCCACCATCTGCCGCGAGTTGCAGGAGGAGCTGGCGATTGAGGTGGAAGTGGGCGAGGAGTTGATCAGCCTGGATCACGCCTACAGCCACAAGCGACTGCGGTTTGTTGTCCACCTCTGCCAGTGGCGCGCCGGTGAGCCGCAGCCCTTGGCTTCACAGCAGGTGCGCTGGGTGAAGCCCCAGCAGCTCAGCGACTATCCCTTCCCAGCCGCCAATGCGCGGATCATTGCCGCATTGCTGGCGCGTCTCCACCCTGAGGAGGGAACCGACGCGGCCTGA
- a CDS encoding ABC transporter ATP-binding protein gives MSSTKELLLGIAGHLTARRKRQLIVLSLVTLASAVAELVSLGSALPFLAVLTEPEQLWKAPWIQQWAPKLGWSSPSELLGPAAGVFAFAAVTAALVRLANLWLSGQLAAAIGSDLSCEAYRKTLYQPYSVHVRRNSSAVINSVTGQIGTTVSAINLVLQTSTSTLVAISLLLGLFCIDWAVALSAAGLFGGSYVLIGFFSRRALLANGRIINDSRKDVVKSLQEGIGAIRDVILDGTQNLYLDIYRRSDRPQRQFQARNQFLSLFPRFSLEALGLIAISVLATALAAQKGGGAAAMPVLGAFALGAQRLLPAMQQTYSGWSNLKGFSADLGGVLEMLQQPLPDVLEVNKKLVLKSEVRFCEVCFSYGQGHAGVLNDLSLKIERGQRVGFIGSTGSGKSTTVDVLMGLLSPTKGQILVDELNLHDHAYPERLLAWRSAIAHVPQSIYLADSSIAGNIAFGVPTDQIDFDRVRLAAQQAQIASFIEASPDGYDSFVGERGIRLSGGQRQRLGIARALYKQAQVLILDEATSALDNDTEQAVMDAINQLDRNLTVVMIAHRLSTVAKCDRVIRLDHGRVVADGPPSEVLAQA, from the coding sequence TTGAGTTCGACCAAGGAGCTTCTTCTCGGCATCGCTGGCCACCTCACAGCTAGACGGAAGCGACAGCTCATTGTTCTGAGCCTGGTCACTCTGGCTTCCGCTGTTGCCGAGCTTGTCTCTTTGGGATCGGCGCTGCCCTTTTTGGCTGTGTTGACCGAGCCAGAGCAGCTTTGGAAGGCTCCTTGGATTCAGCAGTGGGCCCCGAAGCTTGGCTGGAGTTCTCCTTCTGAACTCCTTGGGCCTGCAGCTGGGGTGTTTGCTTTTGCTGCAGTTACAGCTGCCTTGGTCCGTTTGGCCAATCTTTGGTTGAGTGGGCAACTTGCTGCTGCCATTGGCTCAGATCTCAGTTGTGAAGCCTATCGAAAGACGCTTTATCAGCCCTATTCCGTCCATGTAAGGCGCAATAGCAGTGCCGTCATCAATTCAGTGACCGGTCAGATTGGTACAACGGTTTCGGCAATTAATCTTGTTCTTCAGACCAGCACTTCAACGCTGGTTGCGATCTCTTTATTGTTAGGCTTGTTTTGCATTGACTGGGCAGTTGCGTTGAGTGCGGCTGGCTTGTTTGGAGGTTCATACGTCTTGATCGGCTTCTTTAGTCGTCGAGCCCTTCTTGCCAATGGTCGAATCATTAATGATTCGAGGAAAGATGTAGTTAAGTCTCTTCAAGAGGGGATTGGTGCGATACGTGATGTGATCTTAGATGGAACTCAAAACCTCTACTTGGATATTTACAGAAGATCAGACCGTCCTCAGCGTCAGTTTCAAGCGAGAAACCAGTTTCTTTCTTTGTTTCCTCGGTTTTCCCTCGAGGCATTGGGTTTGATTGCGATTTCAGTTTTGGCAACGGCTCTGGCTGCGCAGAAAGGCGGAGGTGCAGCTGCGATGCCTGTGCTTGGCGCTTTTGCTTTGGGAGCTCAGAGGCTTTTGCCTGCAATGCAGCAAACCTACTCGGGTTGGTCGAACCTCAAGGGCTTTTCGGCAGACCTCGGGGGAGTTTTGGAGATGCTGCAGCAACCACTTCCGGACGTTTTAGAGGTCAATAAGAAACTAGTTTTGAAGTCGGAGGTTCGTTTTTGTGAGGTTTGCTTCTCTTACGGACAAGGACATGCAGGCGTCTTGAATGACCTCAGCTTGAAAATTGAGCGTGGTCAACGCGTTGGATTTATTGGTTCGACTGGCAGTGGTAAGAGCACTACTGTTGATGTCTTGATGGGTTTGCTGTCCCCAACGAAAGGTCAAATCCTTGTCGATGAACTTAATCTGCATGACCACGCTTACCCCGAACGACTTTTGGCGTGGCGTTCAGCGATAGCTCATGTTCCTCAAAGTATCTATCTGGCGGACAGCTCCATTGCTGGAAATATTGCTTTTGGGGTTCCGACAGATCAAATCGACTTCGATCGCGTCCGATTGGCTGCGCAGCAAGCGCAGATTGCATCGTTTATTGAAGCGAGCCCTGATGGCTACGACAGTTTTGTTGGTGAGCGGGGGATTCGTCTCAGCGGTGGTCAGCGTCAGCGTCTTGGGATCGCTCGGGCCCTCTACAAACAGGCTCAAGTCTTGATCTTGGACGAGGCCACCAGCGCCTTGGATAACGACACCGAGCAGGCGGTGATGGATGCGATCAATCAACTTGACCGCAATCTCACGGTCGTGATGATTGCCCACCGGCTGAGCACCGTCGCGAAGTGTGATCGCGTCATCCGTTTGGACCACGGGCGTGTCGTCGCTGATGGACCGCCATCTGAGGTCTTGGCTCAGGCTTGA
- the mgtE gene encoding magnesium transporter, protein MSEASAAATNPEVFVQELRGLLEAGNYDAVKLLLQPVQEVDIAEAIGGLPRTLQALAFRLLPKDEAIAVYEYLEPTVQQTLLERLRSSEVLELVEEMSPDDRVDLFDELPAKVVRRLLAELSPAERRVTAQLLGYEPETAGRLMTTEFIDLKEFHSVAQALTIVRRRARDTETIYALYVTDASRHLTGILSLRDLVVADPEQRVGDVMTREVVSVGTDTDQEEVARVIQRYDFLAVPVVDREERLVGIVTVDDVIDVIQQEATRDLYAAGAVQAGDEDDYFQSNLFSVARRRVVWLLVLLIANSGTAAVIASMDGVLKQVVVLAAFIPLLIGTGGNVGAQSSTVVIRGLSTQRIQGLGPALAIGREAIAGALLGLLMVLVVVPWTAYVSGGNWLVASAAGISLVAITTLAATAGAALPLLFNSLGLDPALMSAPFIATATDVAGVFIYLQTASWLLTRASG, encoded by the coding sequence ATGAGCGAGGCGTCCGCTGCGGCGACGAATCCTGAGGTGTTTGTCCAGGAGCTGCGCGGGCTGCTGGAGGCCGGCAACTACGACGCGGTGAAGCTGCTGCTGCAGCCCGTCCAAGAAGTGGATATCGCTGAAGCGATTGGCGGGTTGCCGCGCACGCTGCAGGCTTTGGCGTTCCGGCTGCTGCCGAAAGACGAAGCGATCGCGGTTTACGAGTACCTCGAGCCCACCGTTCAGCAGACCCTGCTGGAGCGCCTGCGCTCAAGCGAAGTGCTCGAGCTCGTGGAGGAGATGTCCCCCGACGACCGGGTTGACCTCTTTGATGAGCTGCCCGCCAAGGTTGTCCGTCGTCTCCTCGCGGAACTCAGCCCGGCGGAACGCCGGGTGACGGCTCAGCTGCTCGGCTACGAACCCGAGACGGCGGGCCGGTTGATGACGACCGAGTTCATCGATCTCAAGGAGTTCCACAGCGTGGCCCAGGCGCTGACGATCGTGCGGCGCCGCGCCCGGGACACCGAGACGATCTATGCGCTTTATGTGACGGACGCCTCACGCCATCTGACGGGGATCCTGTCGCTGCGGGACCTGGTGGTGGCCGATCCGGAGCAGCGGGTGGGGGACGTGATGACCAGAGAGGTGGTCAGCGTTGGCACGGACACCGACCAGGAAGAGGTGGCCCGGGTGATCCAGCGCTACGACTTTTTGGCGGTCCCCGTTGTGGATCGCGAGGAGCGCCTTGTGGGGATCGTCACCGTCGATGACGTGATCGACGTGATCCAGCAGGAGGCCACCCGCGATCTTTACGCCGCCGGTGCGGTGCAGGCCGGCGACGAGGACGACTACTTCCAGAGCAATCTCTTCAGCGTGGCCCGGCGCCGGGTGGTGTGGCTGTTGGTCCTCTTGATCGCCAACAGCGGCACGGCGGCGGTCATTGCCTCGATGGACGGCGTGCTGAAACAGGTGGTGGTCCTGGCGGCGTTCATTCCCCTGTTGATTGGCACGGGGGGCAACGTCGGCGCTCAAAGCTCCACGGTGGTGATTCGCGGTTTAAGCACCCAGCGCATCCAGGGCCTCGGTCCAGCCCTGGCCATTGGCCGGGAAGCAATCGCTGGGGCCCTGCTGGGACTGTTGATGGTCCTGGTGGTGGTGCCCTGGACGGCCTACGTCAGTGGAGGCAACTGGTTGGTGGCTTCGGCGGCGGGGATCAGCCTGGTGGCGATCACGACCTTGGCGGCCACGGCTGGAGCCGCTCTGCCGCTGCTCTTCAACAGCCTGGGCTTGGATCCGGCTCTCATGTCGGCCCCCTTCATTGCCACCGCAACGGATGTGGCGGGGGTCTTCATCTACCTGCAGACCGCGAGCTGGCTGTTGACTCGCGCCTCGGGCTAA
- a CDS encoding carbohydrate kinase has translation MNPAPKVICLGEALVDRLGPLGGDPVTASLDQCDDRLGGAPANVACALARLGTPSAFVGRLGQDAIGESFERLMADRGVELAGLQRDATRPSRVVLVRRHADGERVFQGFAGDQGQGFADQALDCSELRAVWLALAAQAQWLLVGTIPLATAASAESLRWAVDQAKGAGVRIALDVNWRPTFWDEHRDPAAGPDSAALSAMQPLVAAASLLKLAKEEALWLFGSADPSTISAGLPQAPDVVVTDGGNPVRWHLAGESGVLEALAPPQVVDTTGAGDAFSSGLLHQLVQGSVSPETMLRFAAACGALVCGGAGAIDPQPDAAAVQRFLQR, from the coding sequence ATGAACCCAGCCCCCAAGGTGATTTGTCTGGGCGAGGCCCTGGTGGATCGATTGGGGCCTCTGGGGGGAGATCCGGTCACGGCATCACTGGATCAGTGCGATGACCGATTGGGCGGCGCCCCGGCCAATGTCGCCTGTGCCCTGGCACGTCTAGGAACGCCTTCGGCGTTCGTGGGCCGCTTGGGACAGGACGCGATTGGGGAGTCCTTTGAGCGGTTAATGGCTGACCGGGGCGTGGAGCTTGCCGGGTTGCAACGGGATGCCACGCGACCCAGTCGCGTGGTGCTCGTACGCCGCCACGCAGACGGTGAAAGGGTTTTCCAGGGATTTGCCGGCGATCAGGGCCAGGGGTTTGCCGATCAGGCTCTGGATTGCTCCGAGCTGCGAGCCGTCTGGCTCGCCTTGGCGGCTCAAGCCCAGTGGTTGCTGGTGGGCACGATTCCGCTGGCCACAGCGGCATCAGCGGAGAGCCTCCGCTGGGCCGTGGATCAGGCCAAGGGCGCAGGTGTGCGGATTGCCTTGGATGTGAATTGGCGACCCACCTTCTGGGATGAACACCGCGATCCCGCTGCGGGTCCGGACTCGGCAGCCTTGAGCGCCATGCAACCCCTAGTGGCTGCGGCATCGCTGTTGAAGCTGGCCAAGGAAGAGGCCCTCTGGCTCTTTGGCAGTGCCGACCCCAGCACGATTTCGGCTGGTCTTCCGCAGGCCCCCGATGTGGTGGTCACCGATGGCGGCAACCCCGTGCGGTGGCATTTGGCCGGTGAGTCCGGGGTGCTTGAAGCCTTGGCACCGCCCCAGGTGGTGGACACAACGGGAGCGGGCGATGCCTTTAGTTCCGGTCTGCTGCACCAGCTCGTGCAGGGTTCGGTGTCCCCAGAGACGATGCTGCGTTTTGCCGCGGCCTGCGGGGCTTTGGTCTGTGGGGGCGCTGGGGCGATTGACCCCCAACCCGATGCGGCTGCGGTGCAGCGATTTCTGCAGCGCTAG